The region CTGCCTTCAAATCTTTCACCATTGCAGCAAAATCAGCGGCGGCCGAGAAAGTTCCTGGGCCGACAAGTACATAGGCATTTTTATTGAACAGAAGATCATTTCTTCTCACCTTTTTGAAATCATTTCTGTGTACAATAATTTTTTGATTGAGTACTTTAACCCTAAAAAGTAGTAATGGGTCGAAGATTTTTAAAGTTTTAACCGTATCATCTGAATATTTAACGTGAACTTCTGCATAAACCCTGTAAGGCTTATTGCTTATAAAAGAATAAAGATATTCACCTATTTCTGAACTTCCACCACCGTTTTTTCTCAGATCTATTATCAAATTCTGGATATCTTCTTTCTTTATCTGTTCAAAAGATTGCTTTATAAATTGTTTTAGATCTTTTTCATACGCTGAACTGAATGTATTAATTGTCATAACTGCTGTTTCATCTATTATTGAAAAATCCCAGAGCTTGCCAGACATATTCATCTGCTCTCTCTTAGCCCTGTATTTTTCAAAATCCACTGATTCAAGCTCTATTTTTTGTAATTGACCCTGCTGTGTTAGAAATTCAACAGTAAAACTTTCTTGCTCACCGAAGATTACCCAGCAATACAGATGAAATAACAAAGAAGCTCTTGCATAGCCAAAAGAAGCTCTTTCAAAGCTCACCATCTTCAAGATTTCTTCTTTTAAATCTCCGGCAGATACACCATTCAAAGAAATTAGTTTACCTGGCTGATTCAATTTTCCTTCGACATCTGTTAGGATAGTTATCTGTTCATCATCAAAAGACACAAAAATTGGGACTACTTTACCACCATTCATAAGATATTCAGAAAATTGATCTGTGATAGAGACGTAAGTATGCCCGTCTTTGAATCGGGCAACAAACTGCGCAAACATTCTGAAAATGTCTCGAAGTTCCCAGGTTTGTTTTGTGCTGATAAAAGATATAAGCTTCGAAAAATCCTTTTCTGCTTCTATTTCAGAAAATGTATGAAATATATTTGGGTGAATGTCTTTCATTTTTTGATAAAGAAACCCGGCATCTTGCAAAATTTCGTTAGTAGTGATTGTTTGTGCAAATATAGCGATTGTCACTAAAATGTAGAAAAAAACTATACATCTTGTTTTAATCAATCCATCACCCGCTTTCATTTATCAGGCAACAATTGTTGTATCATTTTTATATTTATAAATTCGCGAGAAAATTTTTCTGTTTTATAACATAGCAATGATAAAATAAAAACACATAAATCTGGAGGTTGTTTAAATGCACTCCATAAAGAGAGATCTATTTATCAACGTCGTAATCCTGTCGGTGGTAGTAGTTTTAATATTTGGCTCTATATCGATGATTATTCTTTATTTTTCTGGTATGTCTTCAGCTCGCGAAACGATAAGGCATAAAAACAGAGCTGCCACTTATTTCATCGAAGGTTATTTCAAAAAATTCTACACGACAATAGACTTTTTAAGCCATCTTAGAGACGTTCGCCTTGCGCCTTATTTAGATGAGAAATCTCGTCAGAATGTTCTGGAGATTTATGGACTGATCGAAAAAGCAGACAGTGATATCAATTATATTTATTCTGGCTACAGAAATGGGATGCTTTTAATCAACAATTATGAACCCCCTGAGGGATTTGATCCAACCATTCGGCCTTGGTACACAGCTGCTATTGAATCATATCCAGAGATATCCTGGGGAGAACCTTATCAGGAGATAAAAACAAAAGAATGGTTAGTTTCGGTTAGCAAAGCTCTTGTTGATGAAGAGAATAACATAACAGAGGTGCTGGCTATCGATACATCCTTAGAGAAGTTGGAAAATATTTTATGGGACTCAGACGAAAGGTACAGATCTTCTTACAGTTATGTAATAAAAGAAGACCAGCAGATTATTATTCATCATGATAAACAGCATTTACGCCACAATTTATCGGATGTTGTGAAAAAATCCTTGAGCTTTGAGAAAAACTACGGTAGCTTTGAGTACCGTTTGAATAATACCGAAAAGATTGCTTACTATTCGCGCATTGAAAATCTTGGCTGGATTGTGATAACGGTAGTTAACAAAGATGAAATCACAAAACCGATTTTCTCTCAGATGGGGACGACAATTTTGCTGTTTATCATTGCCTCGTCTATCTTGGGATGGTTTATGAGCAACTCGTTCAGCAAGAAAATTGTAATACCTCTATTGATGCTGAAAGAAAGAGTGAACAGGGTAATTGAAGGAAAACTCAACGGCCAATCAATATCTGAATTTCCCGATAACGAAATAGGAACTATAGCAGATGACATATTCAGGTTAACTGGAAAAGAACTTTACAAAAAAAATCAAGAATTGAAAGCCATCAATGAGGAACTTGAGAGAATTTCTATAACCGATAAATTAACTGGTTTATTCAACCGCTACAAAATGGATGAGGAAATGAGGAAAGCTTTTTATCTCTGGAAGCGCTATCAAAGGCCGTTTTCGCTGATTATGATAGATATAGATTGGTTCAAAAAAGTGAACGATACATATGGTCATCAGATTGGAGATAAAGTGCTTCAGGAACTGGGGGCTCTTTTGAAAAAATCACTGAGAGCATCAGACATAGTTTCAAGGTGGGGCGGGGAAGAATTTCTGGTTTTGTCCCTTGAAAGTGACGAGAAAGGTGCGATAACTCTTGCTGAGAAAATTAGATCCGAGATAGAGAATTACAGTTTTGCAGAAAATATAAAAATTACCGTAAGCATAGGAGTGTGCAGTGCGAAAAATCATGAAACAATAGATGAACTTCTTGTTAGTGTTGATGAAAAGATGTACATAGCAAAACAATCCGGAAGAAACAGAGTCGTTGGCTGTGAATAGATCTTTTGTTGTTTAAGAATTTGAAATTATTTGTGTTGAGACAAAGTCAATGATTTTTTCAACCGCACGAATCTGCAAATTCAAACTCATGCTGGGCGTTCTGTATCCCGGCAAGAAAGTTTTTTCAACAACCTGCTCCGGTAAAAAAGGAAGATGTACAAATAGAGAAACAGCAGGGTTTGAATATCTTTCTGAGCAATAAAAAGAGTAGTAATTAACTGTATTGCAAACATAGAGCCCTGCATGGTAAGAGATAACATTTGGAATTTTATTCCTTGACAGATATTCCGAAAGTTTTTTCAAGTTGATCTTTGTCCTGTAAGCAAGTGCGCCGTCTGGCATAATTGGTTCTTCGTTTGCAGTATATCCATCGTTGTCTGGATTTTTACTGTCCATTAAATTCACACCCAGCGCTTCCAAAACGATACAGGTTCTGCTACCAGCTTGCCCAAGATGGAGAACAAAATCATAAACATTATTCTCATATTGGTTTTTCAAAACTTCTACAGACCGTTTGAAAGATACGGGCAAGAGAACAGAATTCACTGAAAATCCCGAAAAAAATTTCAACTTACCTATTTTTCGCAGAATCTTCTGACTTGGATTAATTTTTTCTCCGCCAAAAGGCTCAAATCCAGTTATAAGTATTCTCATATTTATGAGTTTAACATGAACAAACAATAACTGGCAAGTACACAGTTTTAATCAAAAATAGAATCAATTTTATTGGTTCGTAAAGCGCTTGAAAATATATTAAGTAGATACTTATATAAAGAGGTGGTTATATGAAACTTCACGAATTATTTCGAATTCTTGCAAGTCAGATCAAGCTGGAAATTCTTTCTCTGCTGTTAGAAAACTCTGTGTTTGTCAAATATGTGCAATCGTCGGGACATCTCAGCCAAATATTTCTCAGCACCTGAACACGTTAAGACATCTTGGGGTTGTTGATATCAGAAAAGATGGAACTTTTATATATTATTCGCTCAACAAACAGTTTCTGAAGCAATACGCATTTCTGAAAGCGGTTCTACAATATGCAAAAAAAGATTACCAGATGTCAGTCAAAACCTGCGGTGCTAAATGAAAAGGGAGAGAGAAAAATGATGCAATTTTTTCTCATTGCTGCGGTTTTTCTGCTGTTTTATTTTGCACCATTCGATTCTCCAATAGTCAGCCAGAGTATTCTCAATGGCTTTTATCTGCTTCAGGAATATGCGCGAGAACATGTTTTACTATGTCTTGTTCCGGCATTTTTCATTGCTGGGACTATTACAGTAATGTTGAAAAAAGAATCGGTGCTCAGATTGCTTGGTCCGAATGCAAGAAAAATGATTTCTTATCCTGTTGCAGCTATATCGGGTGGGATTCTGGCAGTTTGCTCGTGCACCATCCTGCCACTTTTTGGGGGCATCTATAAAAAAGGCGCGGGAATAGGCCCTGCAACGACATTTTTGTTCTCAGGGCCAGCTATAAATATCGCTGCTATATTTTTGACAGCCAGAGTCCTTGGGTGGGATTTAGGTCTGGCAAGGCTCATCTCAACAATAACAGCCGCTATACTCATAGGTCTGGTAATGGAAATCCTTTTTCAAGAAAAAGGCGAGGGAGGATTTCAGATCTCTGAAAAAGATATAGATAGCTCAAAAGGCATTATTTTCTTCATTCTGCAGTTGGGATTCTTAATAATTAATGGAGTAGCTGTTGATAATTTAGTGAAATATTTCATAATGATTGTACTGGGAATATCTATTTTATTAATGGCTATTCTGGGATTTGAGAAAGATAAAACAAAGCAATGGATCTTTGAAACATGGGATTTTGCAAAAAAGATTCTGCCGTACCTTTTCATCGGTGTATTCTTTGCAGGTGTATTGACAAAACTTTTACCACAGCAGTTTGTCACGGCATTGCTCGGTAAAAACAATTTTCTGTCGAGTCTGACAGCTTCTGTAATAGGCATGTTCATGTATTTTGCAACATTGACTGAAGTGCCTATAGTCCAGGCATTAATGAATCTTGGAATGGCCAAAGGTCCTACGCTTTCATTACTCATGGCAGGAAATTCTTTAAGCTTGCCGAGTATGATAGTCATTACAAAGTTGTTTGGCAGAAAAAAAGCGTTCACATACTTTGCGCTTGTGGTAATTTTTTCAACGGTATTTGGCATGGTATATGGCGTGCTGAAATAGAAAAAAGGAGGCAATCTATGCAAAAAAAGATGAATTTCTTTGAAAAATATCTGTCAATCTGGGTAGCTTTGTGTATTCTGGCAGGAGTATTTGTTGGAAGATTCTTCCCTGCTGTTCCTGAAACTCTCAGTAAATTTGAATATGCCCATGTTTCACTGCCCATAGCCGTACTTATATGGTTGATGATTTACCCTATGATGCTCAAAATAGATTTCACAACTATAAAAAAAGTAAAAAGAGAACCAAAAGGGCTTGTTATAACTTTAATTGTAAACTGGCTGATAAAACCATTCAGTATGTACATAATTTCATATTTTTTCTTAAAAATAGCCTTTGCAAATTTTTTGCCTGCAAGTGTCGCTGAAGAGTATATAGCTGGTGCCGTTTTACTGGGGGCTGCACCGTGTACAGCGATGGTTTTTGTCTGGAGTTATCTGACAGATGGCGACCCAGTTTATACACTGGTTCAAGTTGCGGTAAATGACATCGTTATCTTTTTTGCATTTGCACCAATTGTATCTTTTTTATTGAAAATTGGCAATGTCTCAGTGCCGTTTGACACACTTTTTTTCTCGGTTGTGATTTACGTTTTGCTTCCGCTTTTAGCTGCAATATTGACAAGAAAGCAAGTTATAAAATCAAAGGGAATGAACTATCTGAACAAAATCCTCATTCCAAAACTATCAAAAATTTCTACAATCGGTTTACTGTTGACACTTATAATCTTGTTTTCTTTCCAAGGTGAAGTGATCATGAGAAATTATCTTCACATCGCCCTAATTTCTGTGCCGCTCATAACTCAAACCTTTTTGATATTTGCCATCGGCTATCTGTGGAGCTATTTTTGGAAAGTACCGCATTCAATAGCTTCACCAGCCGCCTTAATAGGTGCAAGTAACTTTTTTGAACTATCTGTGGCTGTTGCGATATCGCTATTCGGCCTTTCTTCTGGTGCAGTGTTAGCGACAGTTGTTGGCGTACTTGTTGAAGTCCCTGTTATGCTAAGCCTTGTTTCGATATCAAATGCGACAAGAGCCGTCTTTCAAAAACATAAGATTGAATTAAAACCGCAGGAAGTAGAAGATTAATCTTGAGGAGGGAGCACGATCATGGCGAAAAAAATTGAGATTCTGGGTAAAGGCTGTGCGAGATGTAAGCAAACAGAGAAAATTGTGAGAATGGCTCTGGAAGAGCTGAATGTTGATGCTGTAATCGAAAAAGTTGAAGATATAGCTGAAATAATTGCACGAGGCGTAGTTTCAACACCTGCAATAGCTGTAAATGGAAAAATAGTGCTTTCTGGAAAAATTCCAACCTTAGAAGAGGCAAAAAAACTGATTCAAATAGGATAATTCATGCAGGACGCTCAGTCCTGCATTATCTTTAGCTCAAATAATTTTTCTTTCAATTGCCAGTGATGCGGCAGGTGTATCGTTTTAAAACCAATCTCTTGTGCCGTTTGGATATTTTCCAGTTTATCATCTATAAAAAGACTTTCCTGTGGAACAAGGTTGTATTTATTTATCAATTTAAGGTATATTTCTCTTTCTGGCTTAACGGCTTTTACATATGAAGATATTATCATTCCATCAAATAATTTGAAAAAATCATATTTTTCGTAAATCATTTTAAAATTATTCTCACTGAAATTGGAAAGAACATAAAGTTTGAAACCTTTTTCTTTGAGAATATCCAGAAGCTTTACGTTCTGTTCAATAGGAGTCAAAAGCTGGGGTGATTTTTCTTTCATATGTAAAACATACTGCGCATATTCAGCGAGTTCTTCAAGCTTTTTCTGCCAGAGTTGATCTTCTGAAATAACTCCTTTGTCCATCAGTTGCCAATCTTTGTGTTCAAATATCTCTCTGTTCAATCTATCTGCCACGTCTTTTGGAAAACGCTTCAACATGTACTCATATGGTTCCCAGTTTACAAGAACCCTGCCAAGATCAAACACGATGTTTTTGAGCATTATCTACCCTCCAGGAAAAGATTATCAGAGTTTGAATAATGAAAGTTGAAAAGCTATGAACTGTGAAGTAACAAACTCATTCCCCGTACATCACCATTGCAGATATTGGCGGAATTTCTATTGTCCCACTGAGTTTGTAGAGAAGATCTACACCAGCTCTTTCTTTATCAACGACAACATTCCATTCGCCATCGGGCAAAATCAATTCATGTTCAACGATATCTCCATTGAAGATCACCAAGATCCCTTCCCAGGGGTCATTGTTAACATGTTCATTTATTAAAAAAGCAACGACCTTCTTCGGTGATTCCAGGAAAGTTATGTGTTTTCTTATATCATCTGCCGTCCTCAATCTAAATGCAGGGTGTGATTTTCTGAGCTTTATCAATCCTTTGTGGTATTCGAAAACATCTATGAACTGCGCCTTCCTTTCATAGTCGAGCGCATTTATAGAAATTGGTGCATTGTACGAATTTTCATTGAACTGTTTGGTCCTGCAAAAATCCTGGCCTGCGTGAAAGAAAGGAACACCCTGTGAAGTGAGTAATATAGCTGCTGCAAGTTTTTGAGCTGACTTTAATTCTTCTTCACTCCATTCCCTTCTGTCAGATTTTGCCGCCAGAACATTTTTATCCCAGAGTGTGTGATTATCATGACATGCAACATAGTTGATAGTTTGTTCTGGACTGTAAGCAAAATCAGCAATCAACTTGTTGTCATAGTTAATACTCCCAACCACTCCTCTTTTGATCTTGATTTCTTTCCCCACAGAGCCCATAACAAACCCTTTTGCTTTTGGATCAAAAACAGAGCCCCTTATACCGTCTCTTATTCCATCGTTGAATACAGCTATTCTCAAATCGAGAAGTTGTGATTTTCCAAACCTTGGTTGAACCCCCCAGCCTCCCCACGGTTCGCCATATATAATCACGCTTGGATTAATCTGTCTTAAAGTCTTTTCAACCATTGCCATGGTTTTTCGGTCTATAAGTCCCATCTGATCAAACCTAAATCCATCTACATGATATTCTTTAGCCCAGTGAACGACTGTATCAAGAATATATCTTCTCATCATGAGCCTTTCGCTGTTTGTTGTATTGCCACAACTACTTTCATTCAGGTATTGCCCCATTTTTCCAAGCCTGTAATAGTAATATGGGACTGCCTGATCAAAAACAGAAAATTCTCCCACACCATAAGTGTGTGGAAAAACTACATCCATTATCACACCTATACCATTTTTGTGAAATGTCTGAACCATTTTCTTTACTTCATAGATTCTTGTCTTTGGATTTGATGGATCTGAGCTGTAGCAGCCTTCTGGTACCATGTAATGATAAGGATCATACCCCCAGTTGTACTGATTTTCGAAGTCTCTTTTCACTTCATCACCAGTGTAAAAATCGTAGATTGGCAAAATATGTACATGTGTTACACCAAGTTCTTTTATATGTTCAAGCCCTGTTGTAACGCCATTTGGACCGATTGTGCCTTCTTCTATCAAACCAAGATAAGACGATTTGTTTTTCACATTACTCGTCCAGGAGCCTGTCATATCTGCTATGTGTATTTCATAGATTATTGCATCAACATAAGAATCAAGTTTTACGTAACTATCCTGTTG is a window of Pseudothermotoga elfii DSM 9442 = NBRC 107921 DNA encoding:
- a CDS encoding S41 family peptidase → MIKTRCIVFFYILVTIAIFAQTITTNEILQDAGFLYQKMKDIHPNIFHTFSEIEAEKDFSKLISFISTKQTWELRDIFRMFAQFVARFKDGHTYVSITDQFSEYLMNGGKVVPIFVSFDDEQITILTDVEGKLNQPGKLISLNGVSAGDLKEEILKMVSFERASFGYARASLLFHLYCWVIFGEQESFTVEFLTQQGQLQKIELESVDFEKYRAKREQMNMSGKLWDFSIIDETAVMTINTFSSAYEKDLKQFIKQSFEQIKKEDIQNLIIDLRKNGGGSSEIGEYLYSFISNKPYRVYAEVHVKYSDDTVKTLKIFDPLLLFRVKVLNQKIIVHRNDFKKVRRNDLLFNKNAYVLVGPGTFSAAADFAAMVKDLKAATVVGEETGGLASSYGDVLSFILPNSKLQLGVSFKYFVRCGGFDDKRGVIPDIAVQIPITDDTDQLVRAVLEAVKNTQSAKN
- a CDS encoding sensor domain-containing diguanylate cyclase, yielding MHSIKRDLFINVVILSVVVVLIFGSISMIILYFSGMSSARETIRHKNRAATYFIEGYFKKFYTTIDFLSHLRDVRLAPYLDEKSRQNVLEIYGLIEKADSDINYIYSGYRNGMLLINNYEPPEGFDPTIRPWYTAAIESYPEISWGEPYQEIKTKEWLVSVSKALVDEENNITEVLAIDTSLEKLENILWDSDERYRSSYSYVIKEDQQIIIHHDKQHLRHNLSDVVKKSLSFEKNYGSFEYRLNNTEKIAYYSRIENLGWIVITVVNKDEITKPIFSQMGTTILLFIIASSILGWFMSNSFSKKIVIPLLMLKERVNRVIEGKLNGQSISEFPDNEIGTIADDIFRLTGKELYKKNQELKAINEELERISITDKLTGLFNRYKMDEEMRKAFYLWKRYQRPFSLIMIDIDWFKKVNDTYGHQIGDKVLQELGALLKKSLRASDIVSRWGGEEFLVLSLESDEKGAITLAEKIRSEIENYSFAENIKITVSIGVCSAKNHETIDELLVSVDEKMYIAKQSGRNRVVGCE
- a CDS encoding pyroglutamyl-peptidase I translates to MFVHVKLINMRILITGFEPFGGEKINPSQKILRKIGKLKFFSGFSVNSVLLPVSFKRSVEVLKNQYENNVYDFVLHLGQAGSRTCIVLEALGVNLMDSKNPDNDGYTANEEPIMPDGALAYRTKINLKKLSEYLSRNKIPNVISYHAGLYVCNTVNYYSFYCSERYSNPAVSLFVHLPFLPEQVVEKTFLPGYRTPSMSLNLQIRAVEKIIDFVSTQIISNS
- a CDS encoding ArsR/SmtB family transcription factor, coding for MVGTSQPNISQHLNTLRHLGVVDIRKDGTFIYYSLNKQFLKQYAFLKAVLQYAKKDYQMSVKTCGAK
- a CDS encoding permease — translated: MMQFFLIAAVFLLFYFAPFDSPIVSQSILNGFYLLQEYAREHVLLCLVPAFFIAGTITVMLKKESVLRLLGPNARKMISYPVAAISGGILAVCSCTILPLFGGIYKKGAGIGPATTFLFSGPAINIAAIFLTARVLGWDLGLARLISTITAAILIGLVMEILFQEKGEGGFQISEKDIDSSKGIIFFILQLGFLIINGVAVDNLVKYFIMIVLGISILLMAILGFEKDKTKQWIFETWDFAKKILPYLFIGVFFAGVLTKLLPQQFVTALLGKNNFLSSLTASVIGMFMYFATLTEVPIVQALMNLGMAKGPTLSLLMAGNSLSLPSMIVITKLFGRKKAFTYFALVVIFSTVFGMVYGVLK
- the arsB gene encoding ACR3 family arsenite efflux transporter — encoded protein: MQKKMNFFEKYLSIWVALCILAGVFVGRFFPAVPETLSKFEYAHVSLPIAVLIWLMIYPMMLKIDFTTIKKVKREPKGLVITLIVNWLIKPFSMYIISYFFLKIAFANFLPASVAEEYIAGAVLLGAAPCTAMVFVWSYLTDGDPVYTLVQVAVNDIVIFFAFAPIVSFLLKIGNVSVPFDTLFFSVVIYVLLPLLAAILTRKQVIKSKGMNYLNKILIPKLSKISTIGLLLTLIILFSFQGEVIMRNYLHIALISVPLITQTFLIFAIGYLWSYFWKVPHSIASPAALIGASNFFELSVAVAISLFGLSSGAVLATVVGVLVEVPVMLSLVSISNATRAVFQKHKIELKPQEVED
- a CDS encoding thioredoxin family protein; translated protein: MAKKIEILGKGCARCKQTEKIVRMALEELNVDAVIEKVEDIAEIIARGVVSTPAIAVNGKIVLSGKIPTLEEAKKLIQIG
- a CDS encoding HAD family hydrolase; translated protein: MLKNIVFDLGRVLVNWEPYEYMLKRFPKDVADRLNREIFEHKDWQLMDKGVISEDQLWQKKLEELAEYAQYVLHMKEKSPQLLTPIEQNVKLLDILKEKGFKLYVLSNFSENNFKMIYEKYDFFKLFDGMIISSYVKAVKPEREIYLKLINKYNLVPQESLFIDDKLENIQTAQEIGFKTIHLPHHWQLKEKLFELKIMQD
- the pulA gene encoding type I pullulanase, which produces MKKSLFFIIVILSAVIFASTTVIVHYHRFDGNYEGWNLWIWPVEPIFQEGRAYNFTEKDDFGLKAVITLPMNSTKVGIIIRLREWEEKDVAKDRFINIKDNEEEVWILQNVEEIYTSKPDTSPRVFFAKLVDFSTIEVYTTDAIDLNTYLDKIVVGIDEQTVSISSLEKVDPTDITRTNYFRIKLSQPLKEENLSRDIFLQIDGFKKSRVYAVEVLDELYYDGPLGTFYTPQYTEFYVWTPVSKSVKLLLYQTSEQDQPAFVVDMQRNEKGVWYTRLDKDLDGWFYRYRYESYGKIREGVDPYAKALSLQGKFGAIVDMRKADPEDWQQDSYVKLDSYVDAIIYEIHIADMTGSWTSNVKNKSSYLGLIEEGTIGPNGVTTGLEHIKELGVTHVHILPIYDFYTGDEVKRDFENQYNWGYDPYHYMVPEGCYSSDPSNPKTRIYEVKKMVQTFHKNGIGVIMDVVFPHTYGVGEFSVFDQAVPYYYYRLGKMGQYLNESSCGNTTNSERLMMRRYILDTVVHWAKEYHVDGFRFDQMGLIDRKTMAMVEKTLRQINPSVIIYGEPWGGWGVQPRFGKSQLLDLRIAVFNDGIRDGIRGSVFDPKAKGFVMGSVGKEIKIKRGVVGSINYDNKLIADFAYSPEQTINYVACHDNHTLWDKNVLAAKSDRREWSEEELKSAQKLAAAILLTSQGVPFFHAGQDFCRTKQFNENSYNAPISINALDYERKAQFIDVFEYHKGLIKLRKSHPAFRLRTADDIRKHITFLESPKKVVAFLINEHVNNDPWEGILVIFNGDIVEHELILPDGEWNVVVDKERAGVDLLYKLSGTIEIPPISAMVMYGE